GCCGAAGCCCCGCGCCGCGCCCTCGGGCCAGCCGGGGGCCCCGCGGAAATAGGGGCCTGCGGCCACCAACCCCTCGGCGGCGGCGGGCAGGATGGCGGGCATCTCGCATTCGGTCAGGTTGCAGGACAGAATGGGGCAGGTTTCGGCATGGAAATAGGGGTCTTCCTCTCCAAGCCGGTGATAGGCGGCAAGGAAGGCGTATTGTGACGGGCCGATCAGGTTGTTCAGCACGAAATCGGGGCGCGTCGCCCGGATTTCGGCGATCATCCGGTCGATCTCCAGCGAGCCGAGTTGCAGATACCGCTCGCCCAGAACCTCGCCGCCGGCGGCGCAGATCACCTCGCGCGCAAGGCGGTTCATCTCCCACCCCCAGATGTAGTTCGAGCCGATCAGGAAGCTGCGCCGCCCCCGCCGCGCAAAGGCCCACCCGAGGAGCGGCAGCAGATGCTGGTTGGGGCAGCCATGGGTGTAGACGATGTGATCGGACGCCTCGAACCCCTCGTAGGGGATGGCGTACCAAAGGGTGCCGCCGAATTTCTCCAGCACCGGGATGACTTCCTTGCGGCTCCAGGAAGTGACGCAGCCGATGACATGGCGCGCGCCGCTGTCGCGCAGGATCTCTTCGCACAGGGGGGCATAGGCGTCGATATTGCCGCCGGGATCACGCTCGATCGGAGCGAAGGTCAGCGGGATGGCGGGATCGGCGTTGATCTCGGCGATCGCGTTCAGCGCCCCGGTCCGGCACGCCTCGGAGATGAGGGCGTAGCTTCCCGAACGGGAATAGAGAAGGCCGAGTTCGATCCGTTTGTTCATCGCCACATCCGCAGTTTGCCGGGGGCCGGAACGCAAAACGCCTCGCCGACATGCCGCGATAGCGCGGTGTCAGGCGAGGCGTGAATGCCGTTCGGAAATATCCCGATATGCGTTCAGGCTGGCAGATGGGACGCAGGGCCACAAGGCACCGGGGGGCAATCGGCCTATGTTCTTAGGGCGATGCCCGCATTTTGCAGGCCTCTGCCTATCCCTTGGGCGGAATGTGAACGTCGGCGCAGCAAAAAGCCCGCAAGGATGCGGGCTTCAGCAGGTCCGGATACGGGCCGTGGGTCATTCCCACTCGATCGTGCCGGGCGGTTTGGACGTGATGTCATAGGTCACGCGGTTGATGCCCTGCACCTCGTTGATGATGCGGGTCGCCGTCTCGCCGAGGAAATCGTGGCTGAACGGGTAATAGTCCGCCGTCATGCCGTCCACGCTCGTGACCGCGCGCAGGGCGCAGGCGAAATCGTAGGTGCGCCCGTCGCCCATCACGCCCACGGTGCGGACGGGAAGGATGGCGACGAAGGCCTGCCAGATCTCGTCGTAGAGGCCGTGCTTGCGGATCTGGTCGATATAGACGGCGTCGGCCTTGCGCAGGATCTCCAGCTTTTCGCGGGTGATCTCTCCGGGGCAGCGGATCGCAAGGCCGGGGCCGGGGAAGGGGTGACGGCCGATGAAGCTGTCGGGAAGGCCCAGTTCGCGGCCAAGGGCGCGCACCTCGTCCTTGAACAGCTCGCGCAGCGGTTCCACCAACTTCAGGCCCATCTTTTCGGGCAGCCCGCCGACATTGTGGTGCGATTTGATCGTGACCGACGGCCCCCCCGAGAAGGAGACCGATTCGATCACGTCGGGATAGAGCGTCCCCTGCGCAAGGAAGGTCGCGCCGCCCACTTCGGCCGCGTGCTTCTGGAACACGTCGATGAACAGCTTGCCGATGATCTTGCGCTTGGTTTCCGGGTCCGACTGACCCTCCAGCTGGCCAAGGAACAGCTCGCTTTCGTCGGCATGGATCAGCGGCATGTTGTAATGGTCGCGGAACATGGTCACGACCTGCTCCGCCTCGCCCTGCCGCAGCAGGCCGTGATCGACGAAGACGCAGGTCAGCTGATCACCGATCGCTTCGTGGATCAGCACCGCCGCGACCGAGGAATCGACGCCGCCCGACAGGCCGCAGATCACCTTCTGATCGCCGACCTGTTCGCGGATGCGGCGGATCGCCTCTTCGCGGTAGGCGCCCATCGTCCAGTCGCCCGAGAAGCCGGCCAGCTTCACGAAATTCTCGTAGAGTTTCGCACCGCGCGGGGTGTGGTGCACCTCGGGGTGGAACTGCACGGCGTAGAAGTTGCGCGACACGTCCGCCGTGATGGCGAAGGGCGCATTGGGCGAGGTGCCGTGCACGGTGAAGCCCGGCGCGATCGCCGAGACGTGGTCGCCATGGCTCATCCACACCTGCTCGCGCCCGTCGGCATCGCCGAACCAGCCTTCCAGCAGGGGAATGCGCTCCTCGCTCGGGGTGACGAAGGCGCGGCCGAATTCGGCGGTGCCGTGGCCGCGTTCCACCTTGCCGCCAAGGCAATGCATCATGACCTGCTGGCCGTAGCAGATGCCCAGCATCGGCACGCCGAGGTCGAACACGCCCTTCGGCGGCATCGGCGCCCCTTCGGCAAAGACCGAGGACGGCCCGCCCGACAGGATCACCGCCTTGGGCGCGAACTCCGCAAGGAAGGCGTCGTCCACCTTGTTGAACGGGTGAATTTCGCAATAGACGTTCAGTTCGCGCAGGCGGCGCGCGATCAGCTGCGTCACCTGCGAACCGAAGTCGATGATGAGAAGGCGGTCATGCTGGGTCATGTCCCGCCATTAGGGTCAAAGGCCCTGCTTGGCAAGGGATCACGCGCAGGGGCGGGCGCATGCGGGCCTCGGCCATCAGCGCAATCAGCACCTCGACATGGCGCATGGCCGAATAGGAGGCGCATCCCCGGCGGCGCGTCTCTTCCAGACGCTCTTCCTGTTCCAAGAGGTGGGGCAGGGGCGAATCGGTGCCGGTCGTCCCGGTCAGGCGGCGCAGATCGCGGTCGCGCCGATAATCGGCGACACCCATGCGCGCGGCCCGAACCAGAAGCCGCGGGCGGGAAAGGGTGGCGAGGGTGGCGCGAATGTCTGTCATGTTCGTGTCTCCATTAAGGCAGACACAAGGATGCACGGTTTCGGGCGGTGTTGCGCCAAGGCGGGGATCTCCGCGCGCAGGCCCCAGCTGCTTTTAACAATTTTAGATAAATATGCAGGATCGGGGGCGCGGTTAAGACTCCGCTAACCCTTATTGATGAAATCTCAATTGTGGCGCAACTAAGGCCCATTCGGGCGAAGGCAAGGAAAAACAGGATGGGTCCGCTCCGGCCGATCATTCCGCGATACCCCGAATGGCTTCCGGCTGCGGTGCGGCTCTATCTCGATCACACGGTGGCGGGGGTGTCGCTGCGGGTGCTGGCCCGCCGCGAGGGGGTGCACCCCTCCACCGTGCTGCGCCATGTCCGCCGCATCGAAACCCACCGCGACGATCCACTGACCGATGCCGCGCTTTCGCGCCTCGGCCCCCATTGCCCGAAGGAGGCCGCCATGGTCCCGTTCCCCCCGTCCGAAACCACCTTGGAAATGGAGGCGCAGCGCATCCTGCGCCGTCTGGCCGAACCCGGCACGCTTCTGGCCTTCGCCCCCGAGATGGAGAAGGCCGTGGTCCTGCGCGAACTGCCGGGGGGCGAGACGGCGCGCCTTGCCGTCGTCGCCCGCGAATTGGCGGAGGCGTTCGTGCTGAAGGACTGGATCGCCTGCCGCAAGGCCGGACGGATCAGCACCTATGGCCTGACGCCGCAGGGGCGGCATCATCTGCGCCAAGGGGCCGGACTGGCGGAGGCGCCCGCCGCCTTCGACTGGAACCGGGCCGAGCCGCCGCGTATCCTGCCGGTGGAAACGCCGGTGGCGCAGATGGGGCGGCGGCGGGACAAGGACGGCCAGCCCTTCCTGTCGGCCGAACTCGTGGCCGCCGCCGAGCGCCTGCGCGAGGATTTCGAACTGGCGCAGATGGATGCGGCCCCGGCCCCCGTCTGGGAAGGGTTCCTGGATATGGCATCGGCGCCGTTTCCGGCCACGACGGCGCGGGGGCGGGTGGCGGCGGCTCTGCGCGACCTCGGCCCCGGTCTGGGGGACGTGGTGCTGCGGGTCTGCTGCTATCTGGAGGGGCTGGAGCCGTGCGAGAAGCGGATGGGCTGGGCCGCCCGGTCGGGCAAGGTCGTCCTGCGCATCGGGCTGGAGCGGCTACGCCGGCATTACGCCGAACTTTCCCGCCCCATGATCGGATAGGAAGAAGGGGGGCCGTGCGGCCCCCCTTCGGTCGTCGTCACTCGGTGGTGTCGACCTTCGTTTCGTCCGTGACCGAGATCGCGTTCACGTCGCTGTCTTTCTTCAGCGAGGCGCGCACACCGGCGGCGTAGTCCGGGTGGACCTTCGCCAGCACCGAGAGCCAACGCTCCGCCACCGGCTCCGAGCACGGGCCCATTGCGGCGGCCATGTTGTCGAACAGGCGCTGCTTCTCATCCTGCGGCAGCAGGTTGAACAGGGCGCGCGGCTGGACGTAGTCGGCATCCGCTTCCAGTTGGTCGTAACGGTCCGCATCGCCCGAGATCTTCAGCGGCGGTTCCTGCACGCTGACATCGGCCGAGGGGCCACCGTACTGGTTCGGCTCGTAATAGGCGTCCGGGTTGCCGAAATCGTTCGTGAAGAACCGCATCGAGCCATCTTTGTGGTAGTGATGGACCGGGCATTTCGGCGCGTTCGCCGGCAGGGCTTCGTAATGGGTGCCCAGACGGTAGCGGTGCGCGTCGGCATAGGAGAAGATCCGCGCCTGCAGCATCTTGTCCGGCGAGAAGCCGATGCCCGGCACCACGTTCGACGGCGAGAACGCGGCGTTCTCGATGTAGACGAAGTAGTTCTCGGGGTTGCGGTTCAGCTCCATCTCGCCGACCTCGATCAGCGGGTAGTCGGAATGCGGCCACACCTTGGTCAGGTCGAACGGGTTGTAGGGAACGTTCAGCGCGTCCTCTTCCGGCATCGCCTGGATGCACAGCTTCCATTTCGGGAAACGGCCCTCGTCGATCGCGTTGTAGAGGTCTTCTTGATAGTTCTCACGCGTTTCGCCGATGATCTTCTGGGCTTCGGCGTTGGTGTAGTTGCGGATGGGCTGCTGGCAGCGCCAGTGGAACTTCACCCAGTGACGCACGCCGTCCTTGTTCCACACGGAGAAGGTGTGGCTGCCGTAGCCGTGCATGTGCATCGGGTTCACCGGGATGCCGCGGTCGGACATCAGGATCGTGACTTGGTGCACCGATTCGGGCTGCGCGGCCCAGAAATCGAACATCGCCTCGGGCGAACGCAGGTTCGTCTTGGGGTGACGCTTCTGGGTGCGGATGAAGTCGGGGAACTTGATGCCGTCACGGATGAAGAAGATCGGGGTGTTGTTGCCCACGATGTCCCAGTTGCCTTCTTCGGTGTAGAACTTCACCGAGAAGCCGCGCACGTCGCGCTCGGCATCCGCCGCGCCCAGCTCGCCCGCAACGGTGGAGAAGCGCGTCAGCACTTCGGTCGTCTTGCCGACGGTGTCGAAGACCTTGGCGGCCGACAGATGGGTGATGTCGTTCGTGACCTTGAACGTACCGAACGCGCCCCAGCCTTTGGCGTGCACGACACGCTCCGGGATACGCTCGCGGTTCTGGTGGGCCAGCTTCTCGATCAGCTGGTAATCCTGCAGCAGCACCGGGCCGCGGTTGCCGGCCGTTTGGCTGGTGCTGTTGGACGCGACAGGCGCGCCGGCCGTCGTCGTCATGCGGGGTTTGGGGGTGTCGGTCATGGGCTTCCTCCGAAAGGTGGCGTTTGCTCTGCCCTATGTGCCCGATCGAGCCGATAAAGGGAAATACGATTTACTTGGGAGGCCGATCAGTTTATCTTATGTACCATGCTGACCCTGCGCCAACTTTCTTATTTTCTCGCCTTGGCGGAAACGCGGCATTTTGGTCATGCGGCGGCCAAGGTGCATGTCACGCAGCCCGCCCTCTCCATGCAGATCCGCGAGATGGAGGCATCGCTCGGCATGCCGCTGCTGGAACGGGGGCGCGAATTGCGGCTGACCCCGGCGGGCCGCGAGGTGGCTGCCCGCGCCGCCCGCGTGCTGGCCGAGGTGCGCGAGATCGAGACGATGGCCCGCCGCCGCACCTTGGG
This DNA window, taken from Falsirhodobacter algicola, encodes the following:
- a CDS encoding DUF6456 domain-containing protein encodes the protein MGPLRPIIPRYPEWLPAAVRLYLDHTVAGVSLRVLARREGVHPSTVLRHVRRIETHRDDPLTDAALSRLGPHCPKEAAMVPFPPSETTLEMEAQRILRRLAEPGTLLAFAPEMEKAVVLRELPGGETARLAVVARELAEAFVLKDWIACRKAGRISTYGLTPQGRHHLRQGAGLAEAPAAFDWNRAEPPRILPVETPVAQMGRRRDKDGQPFLSAELVAAAERLREDFELAQMDAAPAPVWEGFLDMASAPFPATTARGRVAAALRDLGPGLGDVVLRVCCYLEGLEPCEKRMGWAARSGKVVLRIGLERLRRHYAELSRPMIG
- a CDS encoding catalase yields the protein MTDTPKPRMTTTAGAPVASNSTSQTAGNRGPVLLQDYQLIEKLAHQNRERIPERVVHAKGWGAFGTFKVTNDITHLSAAKVFDTVGKTTEVLTRFSTVAGELGAADAERDVRGFSVKFYTEEGNWDIVGNNTPIFFIRDGIKFPDFIRTQKRHPKTNLRSPEAMFDFWAAQPESVHQVTILMSDRGIPVNPMHMHGYGSHTFSVWNKDGVRHWVKFHWRCQQPIRNYTNAEAQKIIGETRENYQEDLYNAIDEGRFPKWKLCIQAMPEEDALNVPYNPFDLTKVWPHSDYPLIEVGEMELNRNPENYFVYIENAAFSPSNVVPGIGFSPDKMLQARIFSYADAHRYRLGTHYEALPANAPKCPVHHYHKDGSMRFFTNDFGNPDAYYEPNQYGGPSADVSVQEPPLKISGDADRYDQLEADADYVQPRALFNLLPQDEKQRLFDNMAAAMGPCSEPVAERWLSVLAKVHPDYAAGVRASLKKDSDVNAISVTDETKVDTTE
- the guaA gene encoding glutamine-hydrolyzing GMP synthase, translated to MTQHDRLLIIDFGSQVTQLIARRLRELNVYCEIHPFNKVDDAFLAEFAPKAVILSGGPSSVFAEGAPMPPKGVFDLGVPMLGICYGQQVMMHCLGGKVERGHGTAEFGRAFVTPSEERIPLLEGWFGDADGREQVWMSHGDHVSAIAPGFTVHGTSPNAPFAITADVSRNFYAVQFHPEVHHTPRGAKLYENFVKLAGFSGDWTMGAYREEAIRRIREQVGDQKVICGLSGGVDSSVAAVLIHEAIGDQLTCVFVDHGLLRQGEAEQVVTMFRDHYNMPLIHADESELFLGQLEGQSDPETKRKIIGKLFIDVFQKHAAEVGGATFLAQGTLYPDVIESVSFSGGPSVTIKSHHNVGGLPEKMGLKLVEPLRELFKDEVRALGRELGLPDSFIGRHPFPGPGLAIRCPGEITREKLEILRKADAVYIDQIRKHGLYDEIWQAFVAILPVRTVGVMGDGRTYDFACALRAVTSVDGMTADYYPFSHDFLGETATRIINEVQGINRVTYDITSKPPGTIEWE
- a CDS encoding transporter substrate-binding protein, producing MNKRIELGLLYSRSGSYALISEACRTGALNAIAEINADPAIPLTFAPIERDPGGNIDAYAPLCEEILRDSGARHVIGCVTSWSRKEVIPVLEKFGGTLWYAIPYEGFEASDHIVYTHGCPNQHLLPLLGWAFARRGRRSFLIGSNYIWGWEMNRLAREVICAAGGEVLGERYLQLGSLEIDRMIAEIRATRPDFVLNNLIGPSQYAFLAAYHRLGEEDPYFHAETCPILSCNLTECEMPAILPAAAEGLVAAGPYFRGAPGWPEGAARGFGSSHEAAAWSAVHRLARLLSGHEGAETQGLSRLLAEAPGGPEGIDLATHHTALPVRIAQYERGAFAIREDVGTVAGDPYLAHGRGGAVPRPPRLRVVS
- a CDS encoding DUF6477 family protein, giving the protein MTDIRATLATLSRPRLLVRAARMGVADYRRDRDLRRLTGTTGTDSPLPHLLEQEERLEETRRRGCASYSAMRHVEVLIALMAEARMRPPLRVIPCQAGPLTLMAGHDPA